A genomic segment from Glycine max cultivar Williams 82 chromosome 1, Glycine_max_v4.0, whole genome shotgun sequence encodes:
- the LOC102664823 gene encoding uncharacterized protein produces MDPVKYIFKKPTLIGRITQWQVLLSEFDIVYVTQKAIKGSALANYLAQQPLNDYQPMHPEFSDADIMALFEEKLEDKDRDKWIVWFDGASNALRHGVGAALVSLNNQCIPFTVILGFDCMNNMVEYEACALEIQEAIDFNVKLLKVYGDSAFVIHQLRGEWETKDHKLIPYQFYIKKLAEFFDDVTFLHVSKEENQMTDALATLASMFQLTPHGDLPYIEFRCRGKPAHCCLIEEEQDGKPWYFDIKRYIENKEYPQEAFDNDKKTLRRLVASFFFSGSILYKKNHDMVLLQCVDAREAEQMLVEVHEGSFGTHSNEHAMAQKILRAGYYWLTMESGYCIHVRKFHKCKTFMDNVNALPMPLNALATL; encoded by the coding sequence ATGGACCCAGTCAAGTACATTTTCAAGAAGCCCACTCTTATAGGGCGGATTACTCAATGGCAAGTTTTGCTATCTGAGTTCGACATcgtctatgtcacccaaaaggcgataaagggaagtgccttggcAAACTATTTGGCTCAGCAACCTCTGAATGattaccagcccatgcatccggagtTTTCGGATGCAGACATTATGGCCTTGTTCGAAGAGAAGTTAGAGGATAAGGACAGGGAtaagtggatcgtgtggtttgacGGTGCGTCCAACGCCCTACGCCATGGGGTTGGGGCGGCTTTGGTCTCTCTCAATAATCAATGCATTCCCTTCACAGTCATATTGGGTTTTGATTGCATGAACAACATGGTCGAATACGAGGCATGCGCCCTCGAGATCCAAGAGGCAATTGACTTCAACGTCAAGTTGCTCAAAGTGTACGGAGACTCAGCCTTTGTGATTCATCaactgagaggagaatgggagacTAAGGATCATAAGCTGATACCCTATCAGTTTTACATCAAGAAGTTGGCTGAGTTCTTCGATGATGTCACTTTCCTCCACGTTTCCAAAGAGGAGAATCAAATGACCGATGCACTCGCCACTCTagcatccatgttccagctgacTCCACACGGAGACTTGCCGTACATCGAGTTCAGATGTCGCGGCAAGCCCGCACATTGCTGTTTGATAGAAGAGGAACAAGATGGTAAACCTTGGtacttcgacatcaagcgatacatCGAAAACAAGGAGTACCCACAAGAGGCTTTCGACAACGacaaaaaaacattaagaaGGTTGGTAGCCAGTTTCTTCTTTAGTGGAAGCATTCTATACAAAaaaaaccatgacatggttttactccaatgtgtggatgccagggaggctgAACAAATGCTAGTAGAAGTCCACGAAGGTTCCTTTGGAACACATTCCAACGAGCATGCTATGGCCCAGAAGATTCTGAGGGCAggatattactggctcaccatggagagcggCTATTGCATCCATGTTAGGAAATTCCACAAGTGCAAGACATTCatggacaatgtcaatgctctaCCCATGCCTTTGAATGCTTTAGCAACGCTGTAG